Proteins from a genomic interval of Calypte anna isolate BGI_N300 chromosome 6, bCalAnn1_v1.p, whole genome shotgun sequence:
- the ECHS1 gene encoding enoyl-CoA hydratase, mitochondrial — protein sequence MAAVLRGVLRPGAARRRLLLPSPLRPLPGARCCSAGAPFQYLAVQKTGARQSVGVIRLERPQALNALCEGLMKELGQALETLENDPQVGAIVITGSQKAFAAGADIKEMQNKNFQECYSSNFLAGWDKVSTVRKPIIAAVNGYALGGGCELAMMCDIIYAGEKAQFGQPEILLGTIPGAGGTQRLTRAVGKSLAMEMILTGDRISATEAKEAGLVSKVFPVEKLLDAAIACAEKIASNSKLVAAMAKESVNAAFETTLAEGTKTEKRLFYATFATDDRKEGMTAFVEKRKANFTDS from the exons ATGGCTGCCGTGCTGCGCGGTGTCCTGCGCCCAGGAGCCGCCCGTCGCCGCCTGCTGCTCCCGTCGCCGCTCCGCCCCCTCCCCGGGGCGCGGTGCTGCAGCGCCG GGGCCCCGTTCCAGTACCTGGCGGTGCAGAAGACGGGGGCGCGGCAGAGCGTGGGGGTGATCCGGCTGGAGCGGCCGCAGGCGCTGAACGCCCTCTGTGAGGGGCTGatgaaggagctggggcaggcGCTGGAGACCCTGGAGAATGACCCGCAGGTGGGCGCCATTGTCATCACCGGCAGCCAAAAAGCCTTTGCAG CTGGAGCGGACATCAAGGAGATGCAGAATAAAAACTTCCAAGAGTGCTACAGTAGCAATTTCCTCGCTGGCTGGGACAAGGTTTCCACCGTCCGCAAACCCATCATTGCTGCCGTCAACGGCTATGCC CTGGGTGGTGGGTGTGAGCTGGCCATGATGTGTGACATCATCTATGCTGGGGAGAAAGCACAGTTCGGGCAACCCGAAATCCTGCTGGGGACCATCCCAG GTGCTGGAGGCACTCAGAGGCTGACCAGGGCAGTGGGCAAGTCTCTGGCAATGGAGATGATCCTCACTGGGGACCGGATTTCAGCAACAGAGGCAAAGGAGGCAG GCCTTGTCAGCAAGGTCTTCCctgtggagaagctgctggatgCAGCCATCGCCTGTGCTGAGAAGATTGCCAGTAACTCCAAGCTGGTGGCTGCCATGGCCAAGGAGTCGGTCAATGCTG CCTTTGAGACAACGTTGGCAGAGGGCACCAAGACAGAGAAGCGCCTTTTCTATGCCACCTTTGCCACA GATGACCGCAAGGAGGGGATGACAGCATTCGTGGAGAAGCGCAAGGCAAACTTCACTGACAGCTGA
- the LOC115598532 gene encoding proline-rich acidic protein 1-like has translation MERLPATWFCGIVVLLGAALLLPTARGTQAPSDIGKVMAMEQHSNKENALGVQAVELKEEGEVTNKMEPGVKVFSSSTRAQWSPQVQEGPEEDRDHLYHPQDDGMEAGVHGPRWMLSLEVQSSPEEDRDHVYHS, from the exons atgGAGCG CCTGCCAGCCACCTGGTTCTGCGGCATCGTGgtcctgctgggtgctgctctcctcctgcccacagccagGGGCACCCAG gCTCCCAGTGACATCGGGAAGGTCATGGCCATGGAGCAGCATTCCAACAAAGAAAA TGCCCTGGGTGTACAAGCTGTGGAACTGAAAGAGGAAGGTGAGGTGACCAACAAGATGGAACCAGGTGTAAAGGtcttctccagcagcacccGGGCTCAATGGAGCCCTCAAGTCCAGGAAGGACCAGAGGAGGACCGTGACCACCTCTACCACCCCCAGGACGATGGCATGGAAGCTGGTGTGCATGGGCCACGTTGGATGCTATCTCTAGAGGtgcagagcagcccagaggAGGACCGTGACCATGTCTACCACAGCTGA